In one Candidatus Nealsonbacteria bacterium genomic region, the following are encoded:
- the infB gene encoding translation initiation factor IF-2, translated as MTEKQSENLTTRPPVVVILGHVDHGKTSILDYIRKDHVAEKEAGGITQHIGAYEIEKDGKKITFIDTPGHEAFSAMRSRGAGVADLAILVIDASEGIKTQTKEALSWIKKSSIPMIIALNKIDKPGANPEKVKRELSQEGVLVESMGGKIPSVELSAKTGQNIEELLEVILLIAEIEVLKGDLGKSAEGMVIEAYLDNQRGPMATLLLSNGVLRVGDNIATSSVLGKIKILEDFRNRPITEAFPSMPVIILGFEEVPRVGEKFKIFPNIELAQEYLKKKEKKKEEPPVFFITPEKKVLNLILKADAVGSLEAIDGLLKNLPQEKVILRMLKKEVGEIHESDIKLAKSSKAKILGFRIKINPIAKQLAEREKIKIMNFEIIYELSQGIRQVMERRLESKAIRTDLGKVKILIVFKTEKNRQIIGGRVIEGKVKKGGLIEVFRSTSAGKGVEEEKIGKGKLLNLQKNKKDIDQCARGEECGILFEGDIKVESGDILLIYTEERQKGEL; from the coding sequence ATGACTGAAAAACAAAGTGAAAATTTAACAACCCGCCCACCAGTAGTGGTTATTCTGGGTCATGTTGATCATGGCAAAACTTCGATTTTAGACTATATCCGCAAAGATCATGTGGCCGAGAAAGAAGCAGGCGGTATTACTCAACATATTGGAGCTTACGAAATCGAAAAAGATGGTAAAAAAATTACTTTCATTGATACTCCTGGTCATGAAGCTTTTTCGGCTATGAGATCGAGAGGAGCCGGGGTTGCTGATTTAGCTATTCTAGTCATAGATGCCTCAGAAGGAATAAAGACTCAAACTAAAGAAGCACTTTCTTGGATAAAAAAATCAAGCATTCCAATGATTATAGCCTTAAATAAAATCGATAAACCTGGGGCGAATCCAGAAAAGGTTAAACGGGAATTATCTCAGGAAGGCGTTTTAGTTGAATCAATGGGAGGAAAAATTCCTTCGGTCGAATTGTCTGCTAAAACTGGTCAGAACATTGAAGAGCTTTTGGAGGTAATTCTATTAATAGCTGAAATAGAAGTATTAAAAGGAGACTTAGGAAAATCAGCCGAAGGCATGGTAATTGAGGCCTATTTAGACAATCAGAGAGGTCCGATGGCAACTCTACTTTTAAGCAATGGGGTATTAAGGGTAGGTGATAATATTGCTACTTCTTCTGTTTTGGGTAAAATTAAAATTTTGGAAGATTTCCGAAACAGACCAATCACAGAAGCTTTTCCTTCAATGCCGGTTATTATCTTGGGTTTTGAAGAGGTTCCCCGGGTGGGAGAAAAATTTAAAATATTTCCAAATATAGAGTTAGCTCAAGAATATCTCAAAAAGAAAGAAAAGAAAAAAGAAGAACCGCCCGTATTTTTTATTACTCCAGAAAAAAAGGTTTTAAATTTAATTTTAAAGGCCGACGCCGTTGGTTCTCTAGAAGCAATTGATGGTCTTTTGAAAAATCTTCCTCAGGAGAAAGTTATTCTAAGAATGCTAAAAAAAGAGGTTGGAGAAATTCATGAGTCTGATATCAAATTAGCTAAATCAAGTAAGGCCAAAATTTTAGGTTTCCGTATAAAAATAAATCCTATTGCAAAACAGTTGGCAGAAAGAGAGAAAATAAAAATTATGAATTTCGAAATAATTTATGAATTATCGCAAGGAATAAGACAAGTTATGGAAAGACGATTAGAGTCCAAGGCTATCAGAACCGACCTTGGAAAAGTTAAGATTTTAATTGTTTTCAAAACAGAGAAGAATCGTCAAATTATCGGCGGGAGAGTAATCGAAGGGAAAGTAAAAAAAGGAGGGCTAATTGAAGTCTTTCGATCAACCTCTGCGGGAAAAGGTGTAGAAGAAGAAAAAATTGGCAAGGGGAAATTACTTAATCTTCAAAAAAACAAAAAAGATATTGACCAATGCGCAAGAGGAGAGGAATGCGGGATACTGTTTGAGGGAGATATTAAGGTCGAGAGTGGAGATATTCTGTTAATTTATACCGAAGAAAGGCAGAAGGGAGAACTATAA
- the rbfA gene encoding 30S ribosome-binding factor RbfA gives MSKRIQRLNELVKREVARLLLKEIEFPKDVLVTVTRVQISTGLSQAKIYISVIPEKYFSKIFQILNKNVSFLQNKINQLLIIRKVPKITFVEEEKTREAARIEELLEKVEKNG, from the coding sequence ATGTCTAAACGTATTCAACGCCTTAACGAACTTGTCAAGAGAGAGGTTGCTCGGCTTCTACTGAAAGAAATTGAATTTCCAAAAGATGTTTTGGTAACTGTCACTAGGGTTCAAATCTCAACTGGTTTAAGTCAGGCCAAAATTTATATTAGCGTTATCCCGGAAAAATATTTTTCAAAGATTTTCCAGATACTAAACAAAAATGTTTCTTTTCTTCAAAATAAAATTAATCAACTATTAATTATAAGAAAAGTGCCGAAAATAACATTCGTTGAGGAGGAAAAAACCCGAGAAGCAGCTAGAATTGAAGAGCTTTTAGAAAAAGTTGAGAAAAACGGTTAA
- a CDS encoding DUF4446 family protein, with translation MEDVLIYILIVLGFLIVLVFGLTVYCFKLKKKFDLFFKKGEEDLEKLLASQLKKLEEQEKDIKKISEEISRLKGQSQKSFQKISLVRFNPFKNIGGDQSFSIALLDLGNNGFVITSIYSQEGNQVYAKSVNNGKSEYPLSEEEKEAIQKAIVA, from the coding sequence ATGGAAGATGTTCTGATTTACATTTTAATAGTTCTTGGTTTCTTGATAGTTCTCGTTTTTGGATTGACTGTTTATTGCTTTAAATTGAAGAAAAAGTTTGATTTGTTTTTTAAAAAAGGGGAAGAAGACCTAGAAAAGCTTCTGGCGAGCCAATTGAAGAAATTAGAGGAACAAGAAAAGGATATTAAAAAAATTTCCGAAGAGATTTCAAGACTAAAAGGGCAGTCCCAAAAAAGTTTCCAAAAAATTAGCTTGGTTAGATTTAATCCTTTTAAAAATATCGGAGGTGATCAAAGTTTTTCAATCGCCTTGCTTGATTTAGGCAACAACGGCTTTGTCATAACCTCAATTTATAGCCAAGAAGGAAACCAGGTTTATGCCAAATCGGTGAATAACGGAAAGTCAGAATATCCACTTTCTGAAGAAGAAAAAGAGGCAATCCAAAAAGCCATAGTGGCTTAA